One window from the genome of Calditrichota bacterium encodes:
- a CDS encoding O-methyltransferase, producing the protein MHILDPELEKYILNLMPPLAAVLQEMTDYGNKKNFPIIGPLCGQFLRQMAVATNAKNIFEMGSGFGYSAIWFSLGLADDGKIICTDGDEKNKRHALKYFQRLAIEDKIEFHVGQAQDILQQFDGPFDIIFNDVDKEQYPETIDLVVPRLRRGGLFITDNALWSGKVLQKKGDMYTEGVKEFNKRLFSHPELATMIVPLRDGLAVSVRL; encoded by the coding sequence ATGCACATTTTAGACCCGGAATTGGAAAAATATATTTTGAACCTCATGCCTCCCCTGGCTGCCGTTTTGCAGGAAATGACCGATTACGGAAATAAAAAAAATTTTCCCATCATAGGCCCGCTTTGCGGACAATTTCTGCGACAGATGGCAGTTGCGACAAACGCGAAAAATATTTTCGAAATGGGCTCCGGTTTCGGTTATTCCGCGATTTGGTTTTCCCTGGGACTGGCGGACGACGGAAAGATTATTTGCACGGACGGCGACGAGAAAAACAAAAGACACGCCCTGAAATATTTTCAGCGGCTGGCGATTGAAGATAAAATTGAATTTCACGTGGGGCAGGCACAAGACATTTTGCAGCAATTTGACGGCCCGTTTGACATCATTTTCAACGATGTGGACAAAGAGCAATATCCCGAGACAATCGATCTTGTTGTTCCCAGACTTCGTCGCGGCGGGCTTTTCATCACCGACAATGCGTTGTGGAGCGGAAAGGTGCTGCAGAAAAAAGGCGACATGTACACCGAGGGCGTGAAAGAATTTAACAAACGGCTTTTTTCTCATCCTGAATTGGCAACGATGATTGTGCCGCTGCGTGACGGATTGGCAGTAAGTGTGAGATTGTAA